The genome window GTACAAGAAGAACGGCACCTACACCGCCACCGTCACCGCCACGGACCCCACCGGCCGCACCGGCTCGGCGAACGTCCATGTGACGGTCGGCAACACCGCTCCCAAGGTCGTGCTGGAACTCCCCGGTGACGGGCAGCTGTTCTCCTTCGGCGACGAGATCCCGTTCAAGGTGACCGTCACCGATCCCGAGGACGGAACCATCGACTGCTCGAAGATCGAGGTCCGCTTCATCCTCGGACACGACAGCCACGGCCACCCCATCACCTCGGCGCACGGCTGCACCGGCACCATCAAGACCGAGATGGACGGCGGACACGACCCCAACGCCAACATCTTCGGCGTCATCGACGCCTCGTACACGGACGGCGGGGGAGGTGGCCAGGAATCCCTGTCTGGCCACGACCAGGCCGAACTCCAGCCGCGCCACCGGCAGGCCGAGCACTACGGCGACTCCCACGGCGTCGCCCCGCAGAACAAGGCGACCGCCCACGGCGGCAAGACGGTCGGCGACATCCACAACGACGACTGGATCTCCTTCAAGCCGTACCTCCTGGCCGGTTCCACCAAGCTGACCGCCCGGATCTCCTCCGGCGGCGCCGGCGGCTTCCTCGAAGTCCGGACCGGTTCGGCGACCGGCAAGATCCTCGGCTCCGCTCCCGTCCCGGTGACCGGTGCCTGGGACAACTTCCAGGACATCGACGTACCGCTGCGCGGAGTCCCGAAGAAGTCCACCGAACTCTTCCTGGTCTTCAAGGGAGGTGACGGAGCGCTCTTCGACATCGACGACTTCGAGCTCTCCAACAGCGCCCCCGACAAGACCGCCAAGCGGGTCCTGGTCTTCTCGAAGACGGCCGGTTTCCGCCACGACGCGATTCCGGACGGCATCGCGGCGCTCAAGGAACTCGGCAAGGACAGCAACATCACCGTTGACGCCACGGAGACGGCCGGCCAGTTCACCACCAGCAACCTGGCCCGCTACGACGCCGTCGTCTTTCTCTCGACGACCGGTGACGTGCTCAACGCCGACCAGCAGAAGGCCTTCGAGAACTACGTGGCCACCGGCGGCGGCTACATGGGCGTCCACGCGGCGGCGGACACCGAGTACGACTGGGCGTTCTACGGCGGACTCGTCGGGGCGTACTTCTCCTCGCACCCCGCCATCCAGCCCGCCACCGTCCGGGTCGAGGACCACAAGCATCCGGCCACCGCAGACCTCGGCGACGAGTGGAACCGCACCGACGAGTGGTACAACTACCGCACGAATCCCCGAGGTCAGGCGAAGGTCCTCGCCACACTCGACGAGACGACCTATACCGGTGGCACCATGAAGGGCGACCACCCCATCACCTGGTGCCAGACCTACCAGGGCGGCCGTTCCTTCTACACCGGCCTCGGCCACACCAAGGAGTCATACGCCGAACCGGACTTCCGCAAGCTGCTCCTCGGCGGCATGCGGTACGCGGCCGGCCAGGTGAAGGCCGACTGCAAGCCCGACACCGGCTACCGGTCGATCTTCAACGGCAAGACGCTCGAAGGCTGGAAGCAGGCGGGCCCCGGGAAGTTCGACGTCGTCGACGGTGAACTCCGCTCCCAGGGCGGCATGGGCCTGCTCACCTACCAGGCCAAGGAGCTGAGCTCGTACTCGCTCAAGCTCGACTGGAAGATGCAGGGCGACGACAACTCCGGTGTCTTCGTGGGCTTCCCGGAGTCCGACGACCCCTGGTCCGCGGTGAACAACGGCTACGAGGTTCAGATCGACGCCAGCGACGCACCCGACCGCACCACGGGTTCGATCTACACCTTCAAGGCCGCGAACGCCAAGGCCCGTGATCAGGTCCTGCGTCCGCCCGGCCAGTGGAACAGCTACGAGATCAAGGTCCAGGGCGAACGTCTCCAGGTCTTCCTCAACGGGGTGAAGATCAACGACTTCACCAACACCGATCCGGTACGGAGCCTGAAGAGCGGCTACATCGGCATCCAGAACCACGGTGCCGACGACCATGTGTCGTTCCGCAACATCCAGCTGAAGGAACTGCCCTCGGCGTAGGGCGCCCACCGCGGAGACGGCGGGCGGGGGAGAGAACGCACCGCCCCCGCCCGCCGTCCCCGCCCGATCCCGTCCCCCGTCGCACAGCGCCACCCGCTCTGCCCAGCCAGCACCCCCAGCCAGGGAGGCAGTCCGTGTTAGCACCCGCCGTACGTACCGGAGTCTGGTTCATCGGAGCACGCGGCTCCGTCGCCACCACCGCCACCGCGGGGTGCGCGGCGGTCGCGGCAGGGCTCCACCCGGCGGCAGGCATGGTCACCGAGACCCCACCCTTCACCGACAGCGGGCTGCCCGCACTCACCTCACTGGTCTTCGGCGGACACGACACCGCAGGCTGCCCGCTGCCCAAGCGGGCCGAGGCACTGGCGGCCGGTGGAGTGCTGCCGCACGGTCTGCCCTCGGCGGTGCACGCCGAACTGGCCGCCGCGGACGCGGGGATACGGCCCGGCGGCCCGTTGCCCGGCGACACCCGAGGCGACGAGGAACTCATCACCGCGTTCGCCGCCGACCTCACCGACTTCGGACACCGGCACGACCTGGCCAGGACGGTCGTCATCAACGTGGCGTCCACGGAACCCGTCCCGGACCCCGGCGAACAGAGGCTGCCCGCCAGCTCGCTCTACGCGGCGGCGGCACTGAGGGCCGGCTGCCCCTACATCAACTTCACCCCCTCCACCGGGCTGCGCACCCCCGCCCTCCAGGACGCCGTCGCGGCCTGCGGACTTCCTCACGCGGGCCGCGACGGCAAGACCGGTCAGACGCTGCTCCGCTCCGTACTCGCCCCGATGTTCGTGCAACGCGCCCTGCCCGTACGGGCCTGGTCGGGCACCAACCTGCTCGGCGGCGGGGACGGAGCGGCGCTGGCCGACCCGGGCGCGGCGGCCGCCAAGAACGCCGGCAAGGAACGCGTCCTCGCCGACACCCTGGGCACCGCCCCCGAGGGCGAGGTCCACATCGACGACGTACCGGCCCTCGGCGACTGGAAGACCGCCTGGGACCACATCGCGTTCGACGGGTTCCTCGGTGCGCGGATGGTGCTCCAGACCACCTGGCAGGGCTGCGACTCCGCACTGGCCGCGCCCCTGGTCCTGGACCTGGCCAGGCTGGTGGCCCGCGCCCACGAGCGGGGCATGAGCGGCCCCCTGCCCCAGCTCGGCTTCTACTTCAAGGACCCGGACGGCGGCCCGGCCGCGCTCTTCGAGCAGTACCTGGCGCTGCTCGCCTTCGCCGAGACGCTGCGGGGGGAACGGTGACGATACACGCCTGGGCGGAACTGCTACGGGTATCCGCCCTCTTCACCGTCCCCGGCGACGCGCTCGCCGGGGCGACGGCGAGCGGCCGGCGCCCCGACCGCGGAACCGTGCTCGCCGTCGGCGCCTCGCTCTGCCTGTACGAGGCGGGCATGGCGCTCAACGACTGGGCCGACCGCGAGGAGGACGCCATCGACCGCCCGCACCGGCCGATCCCCTCGGGCCGGATCGCACCCGGTGCGGCCCTCGCGGCGGCGGGCGCGCTGACGGCCGCGGGGCTGGGCCTCGCCGCCGGGGCCGGCCGCCCGGCCCTCGCGGTGGCCACGGGGCTGGCGGCGACCGTGTGGGCGTACGACCTCCGGTTGAAGCACACCCCGGCCGGGCCGGCCGCGATGGCGGCGGCACGCGGCCTGGACCTGCTGCTCGGGGCCACCGCAACCGGGGCGGCGAAGCGGGCCATGGGGGCGCGGGCGGGTTCGGGAGCCGTCCCCGGCCCGGGAACCGACTCCGGCCCGGGAACCGACTCCGGCCCGGGAACCGACTCCGGCCCGGGAACCGACTTCGGCCCGGGAGCCGCCGCTGGGCCGGAATCGGCTGGGCGCGGTTCCGTCCGCGCGGCCCTTCCGGCCGCCGGCCTGCTGGGCGCGCACACCTACGCCGTCACCGCCGTTTCCCGGCACGAGGCGCACGGCGGATCCACCACCGCACCCCTCGCCGCGCTCGCGGTCGTGGCCGCACTGGGCGCGGCGGCCGTGCACGAGCAGCGCGGGCGGTGCGGAGCCCAGGAGACGGACCCGCGCACGGGGAGCGGCAGCCAGGACGAGTCGCCCCGCCCGCACCCCTCGCACCGATCACCGACGCCCCTCGCCCCCACCGCCCCCGGTCTCGTGCGCACCGCGCTCACCGGCTCCTACTTCCGGACCGCCGCGGTCCCCCTCCTCCACGCCGCGCTCAACCCGTCCCCGACACTCACCCAGCGCGCCGTCGGCGGTGGCATCCGGGCGATGATCCCGCTCCAGGCCGCCCTCGCCGCCCGCGCGGGAGCGGTCGGCACGGGGCTCGCCGTCATGGGACTCGTACCGATCGCCCGCACCCTCGCCCGGAAGGTGAGCCCGACATGACGATCCGCTACGGCTACGGCACCAACGGGCTCACCGACCTCCGCCTGGACGACGCCCTCGGACTCCTCGCCGACCTCGGGTACGACGGGGTCGGCCTGACCCTCGACCACATGCACCTCGACCCCCTCGCCCCGGACATCGCCACCCGCACCCGACACGTGGCGTCGAGGCTCCAGGAGCTGGGGCTCGGCGTCACGGTCGAGACCGGTGCCCGCTACGTCCTCGACCCACGCCGCAAGCACGGCCCGTCCCTCCTCGACCCGGACCCGGAGGCCCGCGCCGCCCGCACCCGGCTGCTCGTCCGGGCCGTTGGCATCGCCGCCGACCTCGGCGCCCACGCCGTGCACTGCTTCAGCGGCATCACCCCACCGGACACCACCCCCGACACCGCCTGGCAGCGGCTCACCGGCTCCCTCGCACCGGTCCTGGAGGCGGCCGACCGTTCCGGCATTCCCCTGGCGATCGAACCCGAGCCCGGACACCTCCTCGCCAACCTCGCCGACTTCCACCATCTGCGCGTCCTCAGCGGAGATCCGCCACCGCTCGGGCTCACCCTCGACATCGGCCACTGCCAGTGCCTGGAGCCCGCCCTGCCCGTCGACTGCGTCCACGACGCCGCGCCCTGGCTGCGCCACGTCCAGATCGAGGACATGCGCCGCGGCGTCCATGAACACCTCCCGTTCGGCGAGGGCGAGATCGACTTCCCGCCCGTACTCGAAGCACTCGACACCCTCTCCGACACCGGATACCGCGGTCTCACCGTCGTCGAACTGCCCCGCCACTCGCACGCCGGCCCCGAACTCGCCCGCACCTCCATCGAGTTCCTCCGCGAACACGGTCCGTCGAGCCACAGTCCGTCGAGCGACAGTCCATCGAGCCGCTGAACCGACGAAGGGAGCGACGCCATGCCGATGTCCCCGACGACCCCCCCGCTGCTGACCCGCGAGGAACTCGACGCACAGCTCGGCGGAGCCGCGCGCGCCTGGCTCGACGAGGCCCTCGCCGAGGCGGAGCACTCCGCCACCCACCAGGACGCCGAACAGCCCGGCGGACCGTACGCCGCCCCGTCGTGGGAACTGCGGTACGCCGCAGCCGGCCGGCACTGCGGACTCGAACACGCCGACTCCGTACGCGCCCTGCTGCTCATCGAAGCCCGTGCCGCGCTGCCCGCCCTGACCAGGCTCTACGAACAGGGCACCGCCGCCGAACGACGGGCCGTCCTGCTCACCCTGCACCGCCTCGACCTCGGCCCCACCGCCCTTCCCGTCGTCGAGGACGCCCTGCGCACCAACGACACCCGGCTGATCGCCGCGGCCGTCGGTCCGTACGCCGCCACCCATCTCGATCCGCACAGCTGGCGCCACGCCATTCTCAAGTGCCTCTTCACCGGGGTCCCCGTCGACGCCGTCGACGGACTGGCCCGACGCGCTCGCGGCGACGCCGAACTCGCCCGCATGCTCGGCGACTTCGCCGCCGAACGCATCGCGGCAAGCCGCAGCGTCCCCGCCGATCTCACCCGCGTCCTCGAACTCACCACCCCCGGTGCCGCCGCCCCCACGGAGGAGTCCTGATGCGCATCTTCGACCCGCACATCCATATGACCTCCCGCACCACGGACGACTACCAGGCGATGTACGACGCGGGGGTCCGCGCCCTCGTCGAACCCTCCTTCTGGCTCGGCCAGCCCCGCACCTCGCCCGCCAGCTTCTTCGACTACTTCGATGCCCTGCTCGGCTGGGAACCCTTCCGTGCCGCCCAGTACGGCATCGCCCACCACTGCACGCTCGCCCTCAACCCCAAGGAGGCGAACGACCCGCGCTGCGTCCCCGTCCTGGACGCGCTGCCCCGCTATCTCGTCAAGGACTCGGTCGTCGCCGTCGGCGAGATCGGCTACGACTCCATGACCCCGGCCGAGGACACCGCTCTGGCCGCCCAGCTCCAGCTCGCCGCCGACCACGGCCTGCCCGCCCTCGTGCACACCCCGCACCGGGACAAGCTCGCCGGGCTGCACCGCACCCTCGACGTCATCCGCGAATCCCACCTCTCCCCGGAGCGGGTCCTGCTCGACCACCTCAACGAGACCACCGTGAAGGACGCCCTGGACAGCGGCTGCTGGGCCGGATTCTCCATCTACCCCGACACCAAGATGGACGAGGACCGCATGATCGCGATCCTCAGGATCCACGGCACCGAGAAGGTCCTGGTCAACTCGGCCGCCGACTGGGGCAGAAGCGATCCGCTCAAGACCCGCAAGGTGGGCGACGCGATGCTCGCCGCCGGATTCAGCGACGACGACGTCGACCAGGTGCTCTGGC of Streptomyces sp. NBC_01363 contains these proteins:
- a CDS encoding ThuA domain-containing protein codes for the protein MHRTPTGNRSRTRLRVRKTLALLTGGLLAAATLALGATPGAAAGPSSPAATDAAAEEFQQVTLAKGVAETGEPMTLAVLPDRSILHTARGGELWLTDSGGDTTLAGVLPVYSHDEEGLQGVGIDPDFSKNRAIYLYYAPPLDTPSGDAPENGTAADFAKFDGVNRLSRFVLKEDGTLDTASEKKVLDIPTSRGICCHVGGDIDFDAQGNLYLSTGDDSNPFASDGYTPIDDRPDRNPAFDARRTSGNTNDLRGKILRIKVADDGTYTVPEGNLFAPGTDKTRPEIYAMGFRNPFRFTVDKPTGTVYVGDYGPDAGAADPKRGPGGQVEFARVTKAGNFGWPFCTGKNDPFVDYDFATKTSDATFDCAAPKNTSRYNTGLVDLPPSQPAWIPYDGGSVPEFGSGSESPMGGPVYHYDAALDSPVKFPEAYDGNFFAGEFGRRWIKRIDQDTDGTVKSINAFPWSGTQVMDMTFGPDGALYVLDYGTGYFGGDQNSALYRIENATGGRSPIAEATSNKTSGTAPLKVAFSSAGTTDADGDTLSYSWDFGDGGTSTAANPTYTYKKNGTYTATVTATDPTGRTGSANVHVTVGNTAPKVVLELPGDGQLFSFGDEIPFKVTVTDPEDGTIDCSKIEVRFILGHDSHGHPITSAHGCTGTIKTEMDGGHDPNANIFGVIDASYTDGGGGGQESLSGHDQAELQPRHRQAEHYGDSHGVAPQNKATAHGGKTVGDIHNDDWISFKPYLLAGSTKLTARISSGGAGGFLEVRTGSATGKILGSAPVPVTGAWDNFQDIDVPLRGVPKKSTELFLVFKGGDGALFDIDDFELSNSAPDKTAKRVLVFSKTAGFRHDAIPDGIAALKELGKDSNITVDATETAGQFTTSNLARYDAVVFLSTTGDVLNADQQKAFENYVATGGGYMGVHAAADTEYDWAFYGGLVGAYFSSHPAIQPATVRVEDHKHPATADLGDEWNRTDEWYNYRTNPRGQAKVLATLDETTYTGGTMKGDHPITWCQTYQGGRSFYTGLGHTKESYAEPDFRKLLLGGMRYAAGQVKADCKPDTGYRSIFNGKTLEGWKQAGPGKFDVVDGELRSQGGMGLLTYQAKELSSYSLKLDWKMQGDDNSGVFVGFPESDDPWSAVNNGYEVQIDASDAPDRTTGSIYTFKAANAKARDQVLRPPGQWNSYEIKVQGERLQVFLNGVKINDFTNTDPVRSLKSGYIGIQNHGADDHVSFRNIQLKELPSA
- a CDS encoding inositol-3-phosphate synthase is translated as MLAPAVRTGVWFIGARGSVATTATAGCAAVAAGLHPAAGMVTETPPFTDSGLPALTSLVFGGHDTAGCPLPKRAEALAAGGVLPHGLPSAVHAELAAADAGIRPGGPLPGDTRGDEELITAFAADLTDFGHRHDLARTVVINVASTEPVPDPGEQRLPASSLYAAAALRAGCPYINFTPSTGLRTPALQDAVAACGLPHAGRDGKTGQTLLRSVLAPMFVQRALPVRAWSGTNLLGGGDGAALADPGAAAAKNAGKERVLADTLGTAPEGEVHIDDVPALGDWKTAWDHIAFDGFLGARMVLQTTWQGCDSALAAPLVLDLARLVARAHERGMSGPLPQLGFYFKDPDGGPAALFEQYLALLAFAETLRGER
- a CDS encoding SCO3242 family prenyltransferase, with amino-acid sequence MHAWAELLRVSALFTVPGDALAGATASGRRPDRGTVLAVGASLCLYEAGMALNDWADREEDAIDRPHRPIPSGRIAPGAALAAAGALTAAGLGLAAGAGRPALAVATGLAATVWAYDLRLKHTPAGPAAMAAARGLDLLLGATATGAAKRAMGARAGSGAVPGPGTDSGPGTDSGPGTDSGPGTDFGPGAAAGPESAGRGSVRAALPAAGLLGAHTYAVTAVSRHEAHGGSTTAPLAALAVVAALGAAAVHEQRGRCGAQETDPRTGSGSQDESPRPHPSHRSPTPLAPTAPGLVRTALTGSYFRTAAVPLLHAALNPSPTLTQRAVGGGIRAMIPLQAALAARAGAVGTGLAVMGLVPIARTLARKVSPT
- a CDS encoding sugar phosphate isomerase/epimerase — translated: MTIRYGYGTNGLTDLRLDDALGLLADLGYDGVGLTLDHMHLDPLAPDIATRTRHVASRLQELGLGVTVETGARYVLDPRRKHGPSLLDPDPEARAARTRLLVRAVGIAADLGAHAVHCFSGITPPDTTPDTAWQRLTGSLAPVLEAADRSGIPLAIEPEPGHLLANLADFHHLRVLSGDPPPLGLTLDIGHCQCLEPALPVDCVHDAAPWLRHVQIEDMRRGVHEHLPFGEGEIDFPPVLEALDTLSDTGYRGLTVVELPRHSHAGPELARTSIEFLREHGPSSHSPSSDSPSSR
- a CDS encoding EboA domain-containing protein, translated to MPMSPTTPPLLTREELDAQLGGAARAWLDEALAEAEHSATHQDAEQPGGPYAAPSWELRYAAAGRHCGLEHADSVRALLLIEARAALPALTRLYEQGTAAERRAVLLTLHRLDLGPTALPVVEDALRTNDTRLIAAAVGPYAATHLDPHSWRHAILKCLFTGVPVDAVDGLARRARGDAELARMLGDFAAERIAASRSVPADLTRVLELTTPGAAAPTEES
- a CDS encoding TatD family hydrolase, which produces MRIFDPHIHMTSRTTDDYQAMYDAGVRALVEPSFWLGQPRTSPASFFDYFDALLGWEPFRAAQYGIAHHCTLALNPKEANDPRCVPVLDALPRYLVKDSVVAVGEIGYDSMTPAEDTALAAQLQLAADHGLPALVHTPHRDKLAGLHRTLDVIRESHLSPERVLLDHLNETTVKDALDSGCWAGFSIYPDTKMDEDRMIAILRIHGTEKVLVNSAADWGRSDPLKTRKVGDAMLAAGFSDDDVDQVLWRNPVAFYGQSGRLQLGIAAPEPLHEGNSILRGGE